In Labrus mixtus chromosome 13, fLabMix1.1, whole genome shotgun sequence, a single genomic region encodes these proteins:
- the agr1 gene encoding anterior gradient 1: protein MLPRSPTGQDMMLRWVLFALFFGICASAGEQKRKTPTPQSLSRGWGDGITWIKSYEDGLAKMAKSQKPLMVIHHKKGCPHSEALRKSFSSDKSIQKMAKQDFLMLNVVEETTDTNMAPDGYYVPRILFVDPSKAVRNDITGKYSERLFTYDPKDMGLLAKNMKKAKLLMHNEL, encoded by the exons ATGCTTCCAAG GTCTCCCACAGGACAGGACATGATGCTTCGCTGGGTCTTGTTCGCTCTGTTCTTTGGTATCTGTGCCAGTGCCGGAGAACAGAAGAGAAAGACACCAACGCCTCAGTCCTTGTCGAGAG GCTGGGGGGATGGTATTACTTGGATAAAAAGTTATGAAGATGGACTGGCAAAGATGGCCAAAAG TCAGAAGCCCCTGATGGTCATCCATCATAAGAAAGGCTGCCCGCACAGTGAAG CTCTGAGGAAGTCTTTTAGCAGCGATAAGTCCATCCAGAAAATGGCCAAACAGGATTTCCTTATGCTCAACGTGGTG GAAGAGACTACGGACACAAATATGGCCCCTGATGGCTATTATGTCCCCAGAATCCTCTTTGTTG ATCCATCAAAAGCTGTGCGTAACGACATTACTGGAAAGTACAGCGAACGCCTCTTCACCTATGACCCAAAAGACATGGGACTTT TGgccaaaaacatgaaaaaagccAAACTCCTGATGCACAATGAACTCTAA